In Streptococcus parauberis NCFD 2020, the sequence TAGACAAAGAAGAACTGAAAGAATATCAAGGTAAACTTGAAGAAGCAAAAAGCAAAGATTTATATCTCACTACTTTCAGGAATATCAGAGGTCAATTCATTGGCATTTGCAATGACATTAAAGAAAAAGCTTATGAAGAAGCCTACCAAGAGTTTAAAAATGACCCTAGCAACAGCAAAGCCTTAGCAGATGGAAAAATAACAATTAAAGATATTGAAAAATATGCTGAAAGTAAAAAATCTAATGCTTTACCTAAGGAAGCTTTAGGAGTTGCAATCCTGATTAAAAAATATATCCGTTTTATCAGAATTAAACCCGCGAACGTTAACCAACAAGCGCCCTTGTATTTCTATAATCCTGATAAGGGTTATTACATGCAAGATAACGAACTTATCAAGGATATTATGAACATCATAAAAGCGGGTATAGTTGAAAACGTAGCTAAAAACGTTCTATATATTATAGGACGAAAAAGCCCAATTAAAGAGCTAAACCCTGAATATACCGCGCTTGGTAACTGTGTTTACAGTTATAAGACAAAACAATTTTATGATTTTAGTCCTGATATACCTGTTACTCGTAAGATTGAAACGAACTACAATCCCGAAGCAACAGAACCAGATATAAAAGGGTGGTCTCCTACTAAATGGCTAAAAGAACTATTTGACAATGATAATGAAATGTATGACCTTGTTATCCAAATGTTTAAAGCATGTATCACTAACGAACCGCTAGAGCGTATCTTTTGGCTATATGGGGCGGGTGGAACAGGTAAAGGCACACTACAACAGTTTATCATTAATCTAGTTGGGCTTGATAATGTAGCAAGTTTGAAAATAACAGAGCTGGCAAGAAGTCGTTTTACTACTTCTATACTTCTAGGCAAGTCTATTGTCATTGGTGATGATATTCAACAAAACGCAATGATTAAAGACACATCTGAATTATTCAGCTTAACCACGGGCGACATCATGACCATTGAAGAAAAAGGTCTAAAGCCTTATAGCTTACGTTTACAGATGACTGTTATTCAATCATCTAATGGGCTTCCTATCATGGACGGCGACAAGGATGCTATTTCAAGGCGCTTGATGATTATCCCATTCACCAGTAAGTACAAGAACAAACCAAATAAAGCTATCAAAAAGTATTACATTAATAATAAAAACGTCTTAGAGTATATCTTGAAACTGGCTATCGAAACACCAACAAAAGAAATATACCCAAGTAGTAGCAAAGAGCTTGTACATGATTATCTATTAGAAATTAATCCCGTGTTAGCATTTATTGAAGACTTTTTCACTGACAGCCTAAACAGTGAATTTATTCCCAATAGCTTTGTTTGGCACGTATGGAAAAATTATCTTGAGTATAATAACTTAAGAAGCTTTAGAACTGAAACGGCTCTACATAGGGAGATAAAAACAAACCTACCTGATTATATTAAAGCGGGGCAAAGGACAATCCCAAAAGGCAGGGAACACCATACTAATTTTTATCCTAAAGATGACTTACCACATTATGCTATGAAAGACTACGGCAATGGTAGAGCTAACACCATTAACCAAAGGAAAACAAAAAACGAGCGCGGTTATTGGAACTGTAACTATAAAAACAACTAACTTTATACACTTTCTTTGAATTTTAGACACTTATAAAAATAGTGTATAACAATCCGTGCCAGTCATATCAATAACTCTATACTCTTTATACACTTTATACACTATATTTTAAGTTAAAAACTTTTATATAAGTAAGGTATATATAAAAAAGAATATATAGAAATTGTGGTGAATTTTAAAAAAAAGCGCCTAAAGCGCCTAAAGTGTCTAAACCCCTTGGGGCTAAAGGGCTGAAACGTTATACACTTTAAAATTAAGCGTCTAAAAAATAGCAAAAGCGTATAAAAAAAGAATTATATTATTGAAAGAGGTTAGAAGCATGAAAATCAAAGTATTTTATCAACGTCATAAAGAAAAAATGAACGAATTTGAAGCGCGTGTTAACGAATTTATGACTGATAAACAAGTCATTGACGTTAAATATCAAGAAGCGATAACAGGCGATTATGAGAACTTAACGACACTACTATCAATTATGGTCATGTACCATGAGTCAAACTAACATACACTTATTCACTACTCGTACCAATGGCAGATATAAAGGATTGCTAGAGGTTCGCGCACAATGGCTTGAAAGCCTAGAAAGATATTACACTATGAAAACATTATCAGATACACCAAAAACATTTACTTTCACTACTACACTACCTAACTTTGAACAAGCACAGAAAGCAGGAAGCGCACTTATTGGCTATATGGTTGGAACTTATGACCAGTCAGCTATTGACATCACTTATATTGGTAACGGTGATATCGAGGTTGAGTATACCAGTGATGAAGACCTGACAGAAAACTTTGAAAGGATTGCAAACTCACTTGACCACACAGACGACTTTGAAGATTATGAAGAAGATGAACCAACTCTCAAAGGTGACTTAGACACATACACCGCTTTAATTGGTTCTTTTGACACACTTGGTCAAGCACAAGCATTCACGGAAAACCTAGATGATAATTTAACCAATGGCAATAACTTTGTCTTTGAGCAACGCCCTGACACGGTTGTCGTATATGTATCACCACAGTACACAATTGCAAACAGTACAAT encodes:
- a CDS encoding phage/plasmid primase, P4 family; its protein translation is MKEYQGKLEEAKSKDLYLTTFRNIRGQFIGICNDIKEKAYEEAYQEFKNDPSNSKALADGKITIKDIEKYAESKKSNALPKEALGVAILIKKYIRFIRIKPANVNQQAPLYFYNPDKGYYMQDNELIKDIMNIIKAGIVENVAKNVLYIIGRKSPIKELNPEYTALGNCVYSYKTKQFYDFSPDIPVTRKIETNYNPEATEPDIKGWSPTKWLKELFDNDNEMYDLVIQMFKACITNEPLERIFWLYGAGGTGKGTLQQFIINLVGLDNVASLKITELARSRFTTSILLGKSIVIGDDIQQNAMIKDTSELFSLTTGDIMTIEEKGLKPYSLRLQMTVIQSSNGLPIMDGDKDAISRRLMIIPFTSKYKNKPNKAIKKYYINNKNVLEYILKLAIETPTKEIYPSSSKELVHDYLLEINPVLAFIEDFFTDSLNSEFIPNSFVWHVWKNYLEYNNLRSFRTETALHREIKTNLPDYIKAGQRTIPKGREHHTNFYPKDDLPHYAMKDYGNGRANTINQRKTKNERGYWNCNYKNN
- a CDS encoding sporulation protein Cse60 yields the protein MKIKVFYQRHKEKMNEFEARVNEFMTDKQVIDVKYQEAITGDYENLTTLLSIMVMYHESN